The nucleotide window atttaaaaaattttattttttccctacTGAGGtttactttcattttcttctttctccagCTATCAAACTCCGGTTGAGACCGTTTTCTTCCTATTCATCTCCCTTTGTTGTCGTCGATGACATTCAATTATAGATGAAAAGGCTTCGATGCGATGAAGCCTAACAAATAAAAGACGAAGAGTCTTTGTTAAATCGGCTACAAATGACGAGAATTGGCTTCGTTTTTTGTTAATTCAACTTCAGACGAAGATGAATTGCATGATGGAAGCTTAATCTAGAGTCGATTCTTCGAACTAATAAATCTGGAGAATCTTTGTCAATTTGgcttttttgtctttgatttgTTGTCAATCAAAGCTTTTTTACCTGTCATTGGTGGCAAAGGGAGAAGGATGAGATAAATACTATCTCCATCAAAGTTCAGTCAccgaagaagaaaggaaaaaaaaaaaagtaaattctaatagaaagaaaataaaattttttaaaattttttatagagaaaattattattattttttaactaaaggtaaaaaataaaatataattttatttatttaaatattaataataaaataataattttatcattactgttaattaaaaaaataacaaaaattaaataataaatagctATTTGGGTTCTTAAATGAGTGTTTGAAAATAGTGCACTAACTATGggtaagaataagtcttttcaCCTTAAAGGGCAAAAAAACGCGGCAGCATCTAAACCCACTTATAAGATCGAGCATGTGATAAAGGTTGGTTTTCCACCCTACAAAGAAAAGAAGGTGTGGGCGGTGGCATTTGTTGGACAGAGAAGCTTGGGCGGCAAGCTAATTTCATTGGCTATGGAGTGGTGGAATGTTGATATAAGCCCACCTCCATCGTAATTTGTTGAACACAccctttttctcattttaatagAAAGCACGGAGTCAACGCACAACCGTCATTGTATTGTCCTTCGTTTTTacttttcatctttctttttcaattctgAGTTACTTGCCATATTTACAACAGactaaaccaaaataaaaacacCCAAATATTTGATTCCCACCAACTAAAATTGCTCCGAAGACAGTCAATTTTTAGAAGTGAAAACGCATAAAATTCTTCACAACTGAGTGACTTTTCgaataagaaaaattacaaaaactcaATTCAACTATCTAAATCTCATTGcacattttaatatttacttttGTTATTCTATTAACGTCTCTCACAATTTGAGATTACCTTATTTAAAACGAAACAACATATCTATAAAAGAAAAACTCTTTAAAAATCtttccaataaaataaataatgtggtATAAAAAACTTATTCAAGACATAACCCAACAAATCCTCCCTCCCTTGACTTAGATCTCCTTCAACAACATTTGCAACTCAAAACTCCTCCCTAGATTCAAGCTCTTCTTCCTATCTTTAATCATCCATACAAATTAGCATCAGATTTCTCTCTTGACTTGATTCCTTAAATCAAGTTAGTCTCTTCCCAAGTCATGAACTTAATTTGTTGTGTTGGGCTGCCACTtgttaggattaaaaaaaaccaTGCAATATCCAAACCCATAAATAATAAAGATCAAGTCCAAAACACAAATATCTAGTTCAACCCAATTGAAAGTAACCTATCCAAAACTCAACCAACCATGTGAATTGTGGATGACAAAAACCACAAAACTCctttcaacaattaaaaaatcacaactaaattcaattattgaatCCCATAAAGGCCCATTACACCATTCAATAGcctattattattttgtcaatgtttCTCATCATTTAGGATTATCTTATCTAAAAACAAAGCCACTTACTTATAAGGGTCATAAATTTTCTAAACAAATCATTTGAGACACcaaccttaaattttttttaaaatagtgatAAGATTTAAGACACAATcctaacatatattttaatgagaaattgaatttaactcttgtttaatattattttttcaatagtCTTTAACTAACTAATAATTAGAAAGTTAACTTAATAGTCTTCGACTCAAACTTGTTTACcattatatacacttataatgagtataatatgaatatcaataatatatcacAATGTGTTTGgatagtattttatttataattcaaaataattaaattatatgataatatattatcattggtATTTGTTATGCAGTAAAAAATTCTATCCAAGATCAACTTTCAAAGACCACTCTAGTGGATAATTATTAGTGAAGAGCAACTTCAAATGATATATCCAAAGGTCAAAACTTGAGGAAGACTATCCATTTTTAAAAAACCTCATATTAAGATAATTGTTATAGAACCAACCtcgtgaaatttaaaaataaccaataaattaaatttacactTTCTAATGTTCTCAAATATCACAACTATGTTATTACccacaattattatatttactcaAACATGATCCTCTTATGATAAGTATAAATCTTAAGTAAGAAATTATGATAGACTAtgacaaaattatgaaaaaaacaaattagcccttattattatcttacaatacatttttcaaatttcaatattaatgCTATAGGAGTAGACTCTCATTAAATTCTTTAATCGAACCATGTAAAAATCACTTATATCATCTTTTTGTAACAAGTTTGCATTCTTACCTTTAGATTTCATTAATTTAGTGCATTTTTTGTTAGTGTAATTTTACACAACTAACGACACCCAATTTGGTagtcattatattttattgtcagcataaatatatgatttcatTAATGCATATTCAACTGAATTTGATACAAGGCACagttttattagatataagCTTATGTCGATTCTTGGTAATTAGAATTTTCCATTACCAAATGACTTTATAAAGCCGAATAACATAATTAAGAATGTAATTAAGAAACCAAACCTCTTTTTATTCAGgaataatactaaattaaagtGACGTCGTATCTAGGCCATGGACCAAGTAATATCTACAACACCATCGTCGATGTCGAGCCCCAACGCATTCCACACAGCATTTGAAGCATCAACAATGTTGTTTTTACATGGGGGCTGATATGCATGCTCTTCATCACATCCATTCATGGAGTCACATTCATCAACCACCTTCGCTTTCACAGTCTTTCCATTAGTAGCTGTTATCTTTATCATCTTCCCGCACCTTGATCCTCCATTATACCACCCAGTTGATAAAGCCACAACTGCCTCAGAATTTGAATGGTACTTATCGTCACACTCTGATGGGCCACCTCCATCACCGCCTTCACTAAAATCATTGTTTGTTAATTTGGCTTTCGTTGAGGATGAAACAAGTGGGGAACAACTGTATCTGGGGTAGGATTTTCCATCGCATTTAAGCGTGCCTGAGGACTCGCAAGTGCTTGGAGTTGGAGAGGGTGTGGAGGcaccaccacctcctcctccGCTGCATATGTTAGTTCCAACATCGGGGTCGTCGTCGCACTTTCCGTTGATGCAAATGAGCTGGCCGGAGCAATCGTTTAGCGTTTTGCATGGGCCATTGCATGAGGAGAGGGCATTGGAAAGGGAAGGAAAGGAGATGATGAAGATCATAATGTTGAATACAAGTGGAAGAGAAACTAAGAAGAAGAATGTATTTGCCATTTTACTCATGTTTTAATGTCTGATGGTTTCGAGAGGTAGAGAAGTTCAGTGAACTTATATAAGGTGTTGCTGCCAGCTGCGCTAGCTAGCCGATATGTCGGCTATATTCGGATAAGAAGACGACAGTTGGAGGAGGAGAAAGAAAACTTGGAATTGGTAATCTCAGTCAATCAACAGCTGCTCTCTCTAGTGTTTCTGAAAGCTTGCTATAGTTTTCAAGGAATACATGATTTGCCGTCACTGCATTTCGCGAGGCAAATCCATTCAGCCGCCAGCACGTTAAATGTTTGTTTACGCATGGTTTTATTAGTTGCATATATTTGAGTGATGGAACAAACAGAGTTAAAACGTTTTCCTTGACGAAATCTCTGACTCTTTTACCTCACATCTATAGTTACATTTCCAGAAGGATGCGCTATGGCGTTGACATATAAGAGACCTTGCAACTGTAGaacatatgtataaatattaacatTATAGACAAAAATGTTTTAGCCCAGTTCATCGCCGTGTTCAgtatttagttttcattttgtgGTGCCCAGAAATTCGTGAAAACATGTTCAATTAGGTGGCTTCTAGGACCGGGAAGGTAGGGTTGGATTGGACAAGGATATGGGATAAGACTGCATTTTAATCAAAATACCGCCAAGCGtcaattaaataatagatttttataatttaagttttaaaaaattattttattactcgtttgataaatttgttaaaaaaatctatcaaatttttataaaattattagaaagataaaaaaaaaaaaaaatttaagctaaataacactattttcataaataatattttatacatttatacaaataattataaacagTGTCAAaatgaataatcaaaattttgaagtaaacataaaaaaaaaaaagacaatcctgacaataatattttcataattttagtcaGAAATTGCTTATATGCTCTTAAAATTTCCCACTATAAATTAACAAGTCTATGGCTATTAAACTAATATCTAATAAGTCTATCTTTATTGAGCTAATATCTAACACTAATAGGAATATTTCTCATTAAATTacttaaactaaaatataaaataaatgaaattgtttATGTCAATACAGTGAAATAAAAATCAGATTTAGATTCACATTGTTACCCTATCTCAGCctaatattattagaattcaagtaatattaaattgatgttttgtttgATAGTCAGTTTAAGAAGCATATGTTATAAGTCAGTTCAGTCTAATAATCTGAGTATCATAATTTGAAGAATATGATAGACatatattatatctatttagaaaaaatagataaaatgaaTGACGTTCAGGTTCTATTTTTTCACCCCTCCTAAGTGCTAAAGGGCTTAGCTTGCCCTATCCCACCGCCAATATTAGATTGAGGACCACTTCCGATACCCACAACTTTGATCTTTAGTCTCAATATTCAACAATCCTCATCCTTGCACGTCACGCAAAATTAGTGTTCAATCACGTCACCAGATCGACTAGTTCTTATCGGATCTCAATGattcaataaaaaatgtatgtatgtatgtatgtatgttttgtGTGTATGAAATATGTTGATTGGATTTGGAAACGAGAAGGTTTATAGTAGGGTTGGGTTCGATCCgagccaagctcaagctcacttgagtttgagttcggttcggttcatatatagtcggc belongs to Mangifera indica cultivar Alphonso chromosome 2, CATAS_Mindica_2.1, whole genome shotgun sequence and includes:
- the LOC123209461 gene encoding kiwellin-like translates to MSKMANTFFFLVSLPLVFNIMIFIISFPSLSNALSSCNGPCKTLNDCSGQLICINGKCDDDPDVGTNICSGGGGGGASTPSPTPSTCESSGTLKCDGKSYPRYSCSPLVSSSTKAKLTNNDFSEGGDGGGPSECDDKYHSNSEAVVALSTGWYNGGSRCGKMIKITATNGKTVKAKVVDECDSMNGCDEEHAYQPPCKNNIVDASNAVWNALGLDIDDGVVDITWSMA